Below is a window of Streptomyces sp. NBC_01429 DNA.
AGGATGTTGACGGGCTTGCCCTTTTTGAAGCCGCCGCTGCCCGCGCCCGCGACATCGATGGTGGCGATGTTGCTGTTGAGGTGCTGGTAGTAGAGGTAACCGCCGGTGGAACCGGCCACCAGGACGAGGGCCAGCGCGCCGCCGGTCCACAGCAGGGCCTTCTTCTTGCCCGACTTCTTCTTGCCCTTGACAGCCTTGCGCTTACGGCGGCCGGGCGCGGCGGGCGGCGGCTCCTGCTGGTTCCTGCCCGGGCCCTTGGCCGGATTCTTGCCCGCCCGGCGGCTGCGCTGCTCCGGGACGTCGGCGCGCGGCGCCGGGGCGTCGCCGGTCGCGGCCGACGGGTCCGGTCCGGTGCCGGTACCGGCGTCCGTTCTTCTGCCGGTGGTGGCGCGTGGTGCCGGTGACTGCCCTGTGGAGTGGTCCAGTCGCAGCTCGTAGTTACCCGTGTCCGGGTTGAGCACCCACTGGTCGGCGGGATCGATATCGTCCGCCTGTCCACGGCTATGTGCATCCACGGTTGCTTGAATCCTCCGTCGGTGCCACGCGAGTCGCCTTCCCCCGAAGACGCCCGGTTTTCGCTCCAGCTAGTGCGCGACCTGGCGGTCGGATGCACCGGATCGCGCCACACTATCCGTCCAGTTCAGCGTCGAGCGACGCCCGTGACAAATTCCACGTTCCTTACAAGCGGGCAATCTGCCCAATTTTCGTGGACTGTCGCTCACTCTTTGGGTATTGCTTTACTCGCATACGCGCGCCGCGGCATTTGTCCCCTGGAAGACGGGGTCTTCGTCCGTCGTGGCGGCGGGGGAATCATCGGCCTCATCGGCTTCGTCGGTGTCTTCCGCGCTCGGCGGGACGACGGTGACGAGGGCGTCCTCGCGCAATTGCTTGAAGAGGATATTCGCGGCGGGCTGCACCAGTTCGTCCCGGTTGGGGTCCTGAACATACGGTTGCCGGGGAACAGTGAGGAACTGCACCTTGTCGGTCGGTACGCTCTGCATCGAACGCGTCAGATCGTAGAGATCGCTGAGCGAGCCCAGCCCCGGGTCGGTGGTGATGGCCTTCGTCGCCGCGTAGAGCACCGGATAGAGCTGCGTCGGATTGAGCAGCACCCCATTGCTCTGCACCTTCTTGAAGAGGGCGCCGAGGAACCGCTGCTGCCTGCCCATGCGCTGCGTGTCGCTGCCGTCCCCGAGGCTGTGCCGCGCCCGTACGTAACCGAGCGCCTGCTCGCCGTCGAGTGTGTGCGTACCGGCGGAGAGCTTGAGCTTCGAGTCCTTGTCGTCCACCGCCTCCTTGAGGCAGACCTTGACGCCGTCGACCGCGTCCACCATGTCCTTGAAGCCCTGGAAGTCGACCACCATGTGATGGTCGACGCGGATACCGGTGAGCTTCTCGACGGTACGGATGGTGCAGGCCGCGCCGCCGAACTCGAAGGCCCAGTTGAACTGCGCGGACTGCGCCCTGCTGCGGGTGCCGTCCGACCGGCGGCAGCTGGGGATGTCCACCATCAGGTCGCGCGGGAAGGAGACGGCGGTCGCGCTCTTCCGGTCGGCGGGCAGATGCAGCAGGATCGTCGTGTCGGAGCGCTGCGAACCGCCGTCGTCGCGGCCGTACTTGCTGTTGCCCTCGCCGGCCCGGCTGTCCGAGCCGACGAGAAGTATGTTCTCGGCGTCCAGGACGACGGGCTTCGGCCGTTCCTTCTCGTATGTCTGAAGTTCGGCGGCGGTGCTGGTATCGGTCGTGATGTTGGCGTCGAGCCGCTGGTAGAACCACCAGCCGGTGGCGGTGACGGCGAGCACGGTCACCGAGGCGCCGACGGCCACCCAGCGCAGCCAGCGGCGCTTGCGGGGCTTGCGCGGCGCGGGAAGCGCGGCAAGCACGGGCGGTGCGCCGGCCGGCTCCGCTGCGGGCTCGGGCGCCGCGGCGGCCGCCGCCATGACGGAGGCGACGGCCGTGAGGGCGGCGTGGTACTCGTCGCCGCGCTGGGGTTTTTCGTCAAGGGGGGCCGTGACGTCTCTGTCCTCGGCTGCCGCGCCGCTCTCGGATTCGCTCCCGGATTCGCTCCCGGCGTTCTCGTCCGGTTCGGGCGGCGTGCCAGCACTGTCGGTCACGTCTTCGTCCATCCTTCAAGCCGTCGGCGGCACGCTGGGCCGCCGGTTGATGTCGTAGACGGGCGGCGACGGCCCTTGGTTGTGCTGGAGATCGCACATCTTGCCGATCATGTGCTTCGGTTTGGTTACGGCTGTGCCACCCCCGTCCGTTGTGTGCGGGACGGGCGGTTTTCGGACGTTCCCGGGGAGACGTGTTGCCTTTCCGCGCCGCGTCAAACCGCGCGGTGGGTGACCCGTTCACTCGTCACGCGCTGCTCCAGCGCCGGTGCCGGAAGCGTCCCGAGATGTCGGCACAGCACCACGGAGCCGCCCGCCGCGAGCGGGGCGAACAGCCCGGCCGAGAGCCCCTGCCAGCCGTCGTACGACAGCCCCGACAGCAGCCGCGAACCGGCGCCGAGAACTCGCTCCTCGGCGTCCGCGCGTGCCCGCGCGACCAGTTGGGCCCCCGTCAGCTCCGTCCCCCCGACGACGAGCGCGGGCGCCTGCGGGTCCACCGGGGCGTACGGCGCGAAGCGGTCGCCCTGCGAGGGCACCTCGACGGCGTAGTCCACGAACCCGGCCGGAGGCCGCGGGAAACGGCCGCCCAGCGGACGCAGCGCCAGCGCCACCCGCTCGCCGCCGCACGCGCGCGCCGCGTCCAGCGTGTCCGGGCCGCTGACCACGAGAGAGGCCGCCGCGGGGTCGCCGCCGATCTCCACGCACACCCCCACCGAGGAACAGGCGAGCAGCCACACCGCGCTCTGCCAGTGCGCGGGCAGCAGCAGCGCGAGCCGGTCGCCCGGCTCGGCGGACAGCTCGTCCTGGAGCAGATTGGCGGTCTTGGACACCCAATTGGCGAAGGTGGCCACGGACAATTCCACCCGCTCACCGGTGGCATCGTCGTAGAAAGTGATCAAGGGGCGGGCCGGGTCCGCGGCGAGAGCGGATCGCAGCAGGTCGGCGGGGGTACGGTCGCTGGCGTTCACGCGGCACAGGGTACGCCGGGGCCCTGTGCCGCCACCGCCGTACCGGTGACGCCGTACACCGGTTGGCCCGACGGGCCGTCAGTTTTCCCGGAGGCGCGGCGGCGCCCGCGCCCGCAGGATCGGCTCATGCGTGCCTACCTTGCAACCTCGATCGGCGTCACGTGCACC
It encodes the following:
- a CDS encoding LCP family glycopolymer transferase; its protein translation is MAAAAAAPEPAAEPAGAPPVLAALPAPRKPRKRRWLRWVAVGASVTVLAVTATGWWFYQRLDANITTDTSTAAELQTYEKERPKPVVLDAENILLVGSDSRAGEGNSKYGRDDGGSQRSDTTILLHLPADRKSATAVSFPRDLMVDIPSCRRSDGTRSRAQSAQFNWAFEFGGAACTIRTVEKLTGIRVDHHMVVDFQGFKDMVDAVDGVKVCLKEAVDDKDSKLKLSAGTHTLDGEQALGYVRARHSLGDGSDTQRMGRQQRFLGALFKKVQSNGVLLNPTQLYPVLYAATKAITTDPGLGSLSDLYDLTRSMQSVPTDKVQFLTVPRQPYVQDPNRDELVQPAANILFKQLREDALVTVVPPSAEDTDEADEADDSPAATTDEDPVFQGTNAAARVCE
- a CDS encoding TIGR03089 family protein produces the protein MNASDRTPADLLRSALAADPARPLITFYDDATGERVELSVATFANWVSKTANLLQDELSAEPGDRLALLLPAHWQSAVWLLACSSVGVCVEIGGDPAAASLVVSGPDTLDAARACGGERVALALRPLGGRFPRPPAGFVDYAVEVPSQGDRFAPYAPVDPQAPALVVGGTELTGAQLVARARADAEERVLGAGSRLLSGLSYDGWQGLSAGLFAPLAAGGSVVLCRHLGTLPAPALEQRVTSERVTHRAV